A portion of the Cellulophaga algicola DSM 14237 genome contains these proteins:
- a CDS encoding LytR/AlgR family response regulator transcription factor — translation MKCIIIDDEPLAIDIITDYCSKLDFIEVVGTFTNPLDAISILNDKKVDLLFCDIQMPQISGIDFIASLDNKPLFIFTTAYSQYAVEGFELNAVDYLVKPIPYHRFIKAISRAKEQLSKKEKPMEGNVFSSHGETNESKKFIFVKAEYESIKINLDEIEYVQGLKDYLKIHITNTNKTVLTLMNFKEILDKLPSNQFLRVHKSFVVNVNFIKTVQRNRIVINDTRIPIGESYKAKFFSVLGL, via the coding sequence ATGAAATGTATTATTATAGACGATGAGCCATTAGCAATAGATATCATAACGGATTATTGCAGTAAGCTAGATTTTATAGAAGTCGTAGGTACTTTTACGAACCCCCTTGATGCGATCAGCATCTTAAATGATAAAAAAGTAGACCTTCTTTTTTGTGATATTCAAATGCCACAAATTAGCGGGATAGATTTTATAGCTTCCCTAGATAATAAACCCTTATTTATTTTTACAACGGCCTATTCTCAATATGCAGTAGAAGGCTTTGAGCTTAATGCGGTAGATTATTTAGTGAAACCTATTCCTTACCACCGTTTTATAAAAGCTATTTCAAGAGCAAAAGAACAATTATCTAAAAAAGAAAAACCTATGGAAGGCAATGTATTTTCATCTCATGGAGAAACCAACGAATCAAAGAAGTTTATTTTCGTAAAAGCAGAATATGAAAGTATTAAGATAAATTTAGATGAGATTGAATATGTTCAAGGTTTGAAGGACTATTTAAAAATTCATATCACCAATACTAATAAGACGGTGTTGACCCTTATGAATTTTAAAGAGATATTAGATAAACTTCCTTCCAATCAGTTTTTACGCGTGCACAAATCATTTGTGGTCAATGTAAATTTTATTAAGACGGTTCAACGGAATAGAATTGTAATTAACGATACAAGAATTCCTATTGGAGAAAGCTATAAAGCGAAATTTTTCTCTGTTTTAGGATTATAA